AATTCTGGTTCTGAAGAATCAAATCCTATTATTCCTTTTTTCCTAGCCATGAAATTAACTGTCTGTTCTTTTGTCCAAGCTCTTTGAGCTTCGTCAAAAATAGCTACATGATCATAGGGGGCCGATTGATCTCTGAGGTATTCGTCCCTGTAGTGGTGAATTATCTGTATAAATGATTTTACTCCTTTTAAAGCTTCATTTTTTGTGATTCGATTTCCCTTTGATTTTTCTTGTTCTACTTTATCTCTAGCTAAAGCTTCTTGTAAAACTGCTACTAAAGGACCATTTCCAGATAAATAAACACTTGAATCACCTAGTTCTTTATCCAAATGATCTGTGGCTACTTTTAATCCTACTAGCGTTTTACCTGCTCCAGGAACTCCAGTAACAAAACAAATTATCTTTTTCCCCAAAGTTTTAGCAATTCTGATTTGGTCAGAAATGTAGGTTGTGGTTTGATTAAGATTTTTAGCATCTGAATCACTTTTCGTTATCTCCTCTACTGTATGATTTTTGTACAAACTAACTGCTGCTTCAATAATGGTAGGGATAGGTTGATAACTACCCTTGACATAGGAACTGTCAATTGTTTTTTCTTCATTACCAAGTAATTCTAAGGCCTTATCTATTGTTATTTTGAGATCCTTTGAATTTGTTCTTACAGGTTTAAATAGAAAATCATTATGGGAGGTGGTTTCAAATTCAATAACTGAATTGGACGCATTTGTTGCAATTAGAATCGGAATCAGAACTGACTCATGGCTAGGCTGATGAAAACTTTTTAAATCAAGTGCATAATCCCAAACTTGTTCGATATTATGGTTTAGATAATTCTGTTCTCCAACCTTGAATTCAAGAATAAAAACAAGGTTTTTAATTAAGAGAAGACAATCAATTCTTTTTCCCATTCTTGGGACTGAAAACTCAAAAAATAAGTAGCCATCTTTTTCAGTTAAGGCTTCCTTCAGAATTTTAATCTGATTTTCCCATGCAAAAATTTCATTTTGGTTATTTCCAAATTGATTTGTTAGTGCAATTTCTCCAATTATTGACTCATTACTTTTCCTCAAAAAAAGGCTTATTGGATCACTGTAATAAAAATTAAGCATTAATTAAAAGTTGGATTACAATTTTTATTTCTACGCCATCTCCCTCAAATCCACCGGAACTACCCTTGATACCCCCGCTTCGATCATCGTTACTCCGTAGATAATATCTGTGCTGGCCATGGTGCGCTTGTTGTGCGTCACGATAATAAACTGGCTCTCGGAGCTAAACTTTTGGATAATCTGGTTGAACTTATCAATGTTTGCATCGTCCAGCGGAGCGTCCACTTCGTCGAAAATACAGAAAGGAGCTGGCTTCAGCAGATAGATGGAAAA
Above is a window of Algoriphagus sanaruensis DNA encoding:
- a CDS encoding DUF2075 domain-containing protein gives rise to the protein MLNFYYSDPISLFLRKSNESIIGEIALTNQFGNNQNEIFAWENQIKILKEALTEKDGYLFFEFSVPRMGKRIDCLLLIKNLVFILEFKVGEQNYLNHNIEQVWDYALDLKSFHQPSHESVLIPILIATNASNSVIEFETTSHNDFLFKPVRTNSKDLKITIDKALELLGNEEKTIDSSYVKGSYQPIPTIIEAAVSLYKNHTVEEITKSDSDAKNLNQTTTYISDQIRIAKTLGKKIICFVTGVPGAGKTLVGLKVATDHLDKELGDSSVYLSGNGPLVAVLQEALARDKVEQEKSKGNRITKNEALKGVKSFIQIIHHYRDEYLRDQSAPYDHVAIFDEAQRAWTKEQTVNFMARKKGIIGFDSSEPEFLISCLNRHKDWAVIVCLVGGGQEINTGEAGISEWIKAVKTKFKDWETHISPHLFDSEYDAMDSILELKNECKVVFNPDLHLGVSMRSIRAEKLSLFVKQLLDLNKIESKQTLKSFQNQYPIAITRSIDTAKKWIKEKARGSERYGIVVSSQAYRLKPLAIDVKSPINPVHWFLNGKDDIRSSYFLEDVATEFQVQGLELDWACVTWDGDLRYSNSGWKSFSFKGNKWQKINKEERQKYLINAYRVLLTRARKGMIILVPEGNPDDHTRNPEFYDNTFEYFKSIGLPILN